In Mycobacterium gallinarum, a single window of DNA contains:
- the mftD gene encoding pre-mycofactocin synthase MftD (MftD, an enzyme found in the mycofactocin biosynthesis locus, performs an oxidative deamination of 3-amino-5-[(p-hydroxyphenyl)methyl]-4,4-dimethyl-2-pyrrolidinone (AHDP). The resulting compound, now called pre-mycofactocin (PMFT), is a biologically active redox cofactor that can oxidize the non-exchangeable NADH of TIGR03971 family SDR-type oxidoreductases.), with protein MAAIWFETVAAAQERAKRRLPKPVYSALLAASERGVTVADNVDAFAELGFAPHVIGATEKRDLATTVMGQDISMPVVISPTGVQAVHPDGETAVARAAAARGTAMGLSSFASKPIEEVIVANPKLFFQVYWLGGRDAIAARVERAREAGAVGLIVTTDWSFSHGRDWGSPTIPEEMNLRTTVRMLPTGLSRPGWMWQWGKTFRPPNLRVPNQAARGEAGPPFFAAYGEWMGTPPPTWEDIAWLRELWGGPFMLKGVMRVDDAKRAVDAGVSAISVSNHGGNNLDGTPASIRALPAIADAVGDDVEVLLDGGIRRGSDVVKAVALGARAVMIGRAYLWGLAANGQAGVENVLDVLRGGIDSALMGLGHASVHDLRPDDVLVPDGFARALGVPGSPTA; from the coding sequence ATGGCCGCCATCTGGTTCGAGACTGTCGCGGCCGCCCAGGAGCGGGCGAAGCGACGGCTACCCAAGCCGGTGTACTCGGCGCTGCTCGCGGCCAGCGAGCGCGGCGTCACCGTCGCCGACAACGTCGACGCATTCGCCGAGCTGGGCTTCGCGCCGCACGTCATCGGCGCTACCGAGAAGCGCGACCTTGCGACAACCGTTATGGGCCAGGATATTTCGATGCCAGTCGTGATATCACCGACGGGCGTGCAGGCCGTCCACCCGGATGGTGAGACCGCCGTCGCGCGGGCCGCCGCGGCGCGAGGGACCGCGATGGGTCTGTCGTCGTTTGCGAGCAAGCCGATCGAAGAGGTGATCGTCGCCAATCCCAAGCTGTTCTTCCAGGTGTACTGGCTCGGGGGCCGGGACGCGATCGCGGCGCGGGTCGAGCGCGCGCGCGAGGCGGGCGCCGTCGGTCTCATCGTCACCACCGACTGGAGCTTCTCGCACGGCCGGGACTGGGGGAGCCCCACGATCCCCGAGGAGATGAACCTGCGCACCACGGTGCGGATGCTGCCGACGGGGCTGAGCAGGCCGGGCTGGATGTGGCAATGGGGTAAGACCTTCCGGCCGCCGAACTTGCGGGTGCCCAATCAGGCCGCGCGCGGCGAGGCGGGTCCGCCGTTCTTCGCGGCCTACGGCGAGTGGATGGGTACCCCGCCGCCGACCTGGGAAGACATCGCCTGGCTGCGTGAGCTGTGGGGCGGCCCGTTCATGCTCAAGGGCGTCATGCGAGTTGACGATGCCAAACGTGCTGTGGACGCAGGTGTTTCGGCCATCTCGGTGTCCAATCACGGCGGTAACAACCTCGACGGCACGCCGGCGTCGATTCGGGCTTTGCCTGCGATCGCCGACGCCGTCGGAGACGACGTCGAGGTGCTGCTCGATGGCGGCATCCGACGTGGCAGCGACGTGGTGAAGGCCGTCGCTCTCGGTGCGCGCGCGGTCATGATCGGGCGGGCGTATCTCTGGGGCCTGGCCGCCAACGGGCAGGCGGGCGTCGAGAACGTGCTCGACGTTCTGCGGGGCGGCATCGACTCGGCGTTGATGGGACTCGGCCATGCGTCGGTGCACGACCTCCGCCCCGACGACGTGCTGGTGCCCGACGGGTTCGCTCGGGCGCTCGGGGTACCGGGCAGCCCGACCGCCTGA